The genomic segment ATTGGCGGCGGCACAGCCGAGGTGGTCGGGCGTTTACTCCGGTCTCTGGGCAGCAACGGCCAGGTGCTGTGTGTCACTCATTTGCCCCAGGTGGCAGCTCAGTGCCACCAGCACCTGTTCGTCAGCAAATTCACCGAACAGGACGCAACCTATTCACGCATTGAAACGCTGGATGACCAGGGAAGAATCAGCGAAGTGGCAAGAATGCTGGGCGGCGTAGACATGACAGAGCACACCATTGCCCACGCCCGGGAGATGTTCGTTAAGGGTCAGGCGACCCATCACTGAATCCCCCCTCTCGATTCGGAGAGCTGTTGGGGCCGGCGCTTGCTGGCCCTTTTTTTTTGACTTATTTCTTGGAAGAGCCCAAAGGCTTAACGTAGAGGATCAGGCTGTGATCAACGATCTCATAGCCGTGCTCCTTGGCGATCTTCTGCTGGCGCTCTTCGATGATATCATCCACAAACTCGATCACTTCCCCGGTTTGCGTGCATACCATGTGGTCATGGTGATCATCGCCCGCCATTTCGAAGACGGCGTGGCCACCCTCAAAGTTATGGCGCAACACCAGGCCTGCGGCCTCGAACTGAGTCAGTACCCGGTAGACGGTTGCCAGCCCCACGTCATCTCCCTGATCCAGCAGCTTCTTGTAAACATCCTCGGCACTCAGATGGTGCTCTTCGGCGTTCTCCAGAATATTGAAGATTTTGACTCTCGGGAGAGTAACCTTCAAACCGACCTTTCGTAATTCGGCGTTTTCAGATGACATGTTACTATTCACTCTTTGGTGTGCCTTACGGCTTCCGGTATGATGAAGCCGCCGTTCAACGGACTACCCGTTTCACACCTGCTTGATGCAGGCGATTTCAAGATAGAGGATTTCCCCCGGCGATGCAAAAGCTCACCGCTATCGTTCTTATTAGCATTTTATCCTTGTCCGGTTGCGCATTCCCTGGCGTTTACAAAATCAACGTGCAACAGGGGAATATCGTGACCGAAGACGACCTCAAGAGCCTCTCGCAAGGCATGGCCCGCAGTCAGGTTCATGCGGTTCTCGGGTCGCCGCTGATGCTCAATCCGGTGGACCCCTCGCGCGAGTACTATGTGTACACCTTCCAGCGCCGGGGTGGGGATATCCAGGAGCAGCGCATAATCGTCTATTACGAAGGCGACGAGTTCAGCCATTACGACGCACGACTGCTGGAAGAAACGCCCGCTTACTGATTGTTCAGGCTTTCTTTTTGGCCCGGTTCAGCCGGGCCTGCTTGGGATCTATCTTTAGCGGTCGGTATAGTTCAACCCGGTCTCCCTCGCGCAGCTCATGGCCCGCGGGGTCTTTAATGACTTTGCCAAACACGCCCATATCCGTTGCGTCCGGATCGATTTCCGGGAAAATATCCGTTATTCCAGACAGTTTCACGGCCTCGATGGCCGTGGTTCCCTCAGGCACTTCAATCGCCACAATTTGCTGCTTGTCTGGCCGGGCATACGCTACCTCTACCTGCATCAAACCGTCCCTCCCTGATAAATCTGGTCTGCCCGACGGCAAAACGCATCCACCATGGTATTGGCAGCCTGATTGAACACCGGACCAAAAGTCATTCGGGACAGTGAGCCCGAAAACTCAAACTCCAGGGTCAGGATCACCTTACAGGCCTGCTCGTTGAGCGCCTTGAAGTGCCACCGCCCCCGCAGATTTTTCAGTGGACCATCCACCAGGCTCATCTCGATCGCCTCGGGCATCAACAGCTGATTACGCGTGGTCAGGCGATGGCGCACACCGCCCTTGGCAATCTCCAGTGACGCCATGATCTCTGCATCCGTCTGTTCGTGCACCTCTGCCCCGGCGCACCAGGGCAGAAACTCGGGATACCGTGCAATATCATTGACCAGATGGAACATGCGCTCTGCGGAGTGCATGACCAATGCGGTCTTATCAATCTGATGCGCCATGAAAACCGGGATTCCTGCGTTTTTTACAACAAAAGAGCCTGACTGGCCCGCGAAGGCCAACTACACACTATGATAAAGGATATCGTCCCCGTTGGGGGCGTTTTCCGCCGGCTGGCTTTCTGCGCCCTGACCAGACGCGTTACCTTCTGGCCCCGGGCCCTCACTTTGCGGGCTTACGGGCAAACCGTCACCGTCATCGTTTGCCGTCGCAGGCATCGGTTCTTTTGGCGCGTCATCTTGTGCGCACCAAATGGCGGCGCTGCCGTTATCACACAGGTTTGACAACGAGAATACTGTGTATTGTATGCCAATCCAGGCCACCAGAACCGGCAGGACAAGGCGCATAACCCAATACCAGATCTTGCGAATAGCCACCGGGGTGTTACCAAGAATCCTTGCGGCATAGCGCCGGGTCAGGCACCAACCGGCAAAGGTGGCAATCAGCAAGGCCACCAGCGGAATCAGGATGCCGCCCGTCGTCAGCTCCAGCCATCGGAACAGGGTGGCACCGGCAAACCGGTAGTCCGCCCAGAGATTGAAGGAGAATAGCGAACCCAGGCCGGCAGCCCACACGGCAACACCGGCAATAACCGCAGACCACCCTCTGGGTGCGCCAGTCCACTCACGAAACCAGCCCACCACAGGCTCCAACAGCGATATGGCGGTCGCCCACACGATCATGAGCACCAGCAGGAACACCGCCGCAATGATCAACTGACTGTGGGGCAACTGGGCCAGCGTGACCGGCAGGGAGACAAACAACAGCCCGAAGCCTCGCTCACCATCAAGACTGGCACCATCCAGCGCCACCGAGAACATCATCAGCCCCGCCAGGATGGCCACCAGAGTGTCCATCAACACCACCGCCAGCAATGACCGCTTCAACCGGGTATGTGACGTGCTGTAAGCGCCGAAGATCGCCCACACCCCCATCCCAAGGCCGAGGGTATAGAAAGCGTGAAAAAAGGCCGCCTTGACGCTATTTAAATCAACGTTGTCTGGCCGCAGCGCCAGGATGTGTTCAATACCCGAATCCAGCCGCCCATGACTGGCCGACAAGGCAAATAACCCCAGCATCAGCAGCAACGCTGCGGGCACCAGAAATCGCAGCGATCGCTCCAACCCCTTCACAACGCCCTGGGCCGATACCCAGACCACGAGAACCATGAAGAACGCGTGCCAGGCCATAAACTCCCGATGCCCACCCGGCCTGGACACCAGATCCGTCAGGATACCGGTCGCCGCCTCGGGCGTCGCTGCCCTGAAACTGTCTGCTGCCCCAAAGAAGACATAGGCCAGCACGATGCCACCGAACACCGCCGTGAATGACAACACCAGGAACGCGGCAAGCACACTCAAGGGGCCGGCCAGGCGCCACAGCGGCGAACAGCCTGCGTCTTTCACCATGCCGTCCATCGCCAGTACAATGCCATGGCGTGAGTGCCGCCCAAGCACCGCCTCAGTCACCATCAGCGGCAGGGTTACCAGCAGCAGGCAGGCGAGATACAGAAAGATGAACAACCCGCCACCGTGAATACTGGCAAGGTATGGAAACTGCCACAGATTGGCCAGGCCCACGGTAGCGCCCACCGAGGCCCAAAAAAACGTGGATTTTCGGGTAAATGACCCGATGGACGTGTGATACTTGTTCGCCATGGCGATCCCTGACAGTCAAATGCGCCCCATTGTAGCCGAAGGCGGCATCCCGGAACGACTGGATCTACAAGCCCAGCGGTGAAATCGTGACCCGTCTGGCAGCCCTGGGCTACAATGTCCGATTTACCGGCCAACAGTCACCCGGCCGGCACACACATTCTTCCGTTCCCGGACAGGATTCATGAGCAAGAAGAAAGCAAACGGACCAACCAGCAATACCATTGCCCTGAACAAAAAGGCAAAGCACGAATATCATATTGAAGAACGCTTTGAAGCCGGCCTTGCCCTGCTGGGCTGGGAAGTGAAATCACTGCGAGCCGGCAAGGCTCAGCTGGTGGACGCCTACGTACTTCTGAAAAATGGCGAAGCCTGGTTGTTGGGCGCTCATATCACGCCGCTCAACACCGCCTCCACCCATGTGATCGCCGATCCGACCCGTACCCGCAAATTGCTGCTGCACGCAAAGGAAATTGCCAAGATCATCGGCCAGGTCAACCAGGCCGGGCATACCTGCATACCGCTCGCCCTGTACTGGAAAGGCAATAAAGTGAAATGCGAAATTGCCCTGGTGAAAGGCAAGAAGCTGTTCGACAAGCGTGCCACCGAAAAAGAGCGTGACTGGAACCGCCAGAAACAGAGAATCATGCGCGAGGCCAATACCTGAGCCTCGCTGGCACTGTCGCTTTTACCGCCTCTTTCCCGGCCTCGGAATCCCTCCTATACTCAGGTGTTCACACCTGCTCCGTCCCCACAGGCAGTACCTGGAGCCCCTGTTAGTTGGCAAACAGCAAAGGGAGGGCTTATGTCATCTGAACGGACTGCAATGACGTCAGTCGACCGATCCTGGCTGCGTATGGACACCCCGGAGAATCCCATGATGATCTCCGCGGTGCTGATGTTTGAGCAACCGATTCCGATCAAACGGCTAAAACGCACACTCGAAGAACGATTTCTGAGATTCAGGCGATTTCGCCAACGGGTGGTTGAGAAGGGCGACAAATGCTACTGGGAAGACGATCCCAACTTTGATCTCGACAACCACCTGCACCGCATTGCACTGCCAGGACAAGCCAGCAAGAAAGAGCTGCAGGAACTGGCCAGCGATTTCAACAGCACGGCACTCGACTTTCGCCGACCACTCTGGCAAATCCACTACATCGATAACTTCAACGGCGGCTGCGCCCTGCTGATCCGCATTCACCACTGTATTGCCGATGGCATTTCACTGGTTCGGGTTCTGCTATCGCTCACCGACCGGACACCAGAACCAAAACTGGAACGCATCGCCAAGAAAGTCGCCATTCCCAAACCCCAGGGCAACGCTGCCACGCGGTTTTTGCACCGTTTGGTGGACAGCAGCCAGGCCGGCTGGCAACAGGCGCAACTGTTCCTGGATTCCGTTCGGCAAGAGCCCAATTACACCCTGAAACTGGCGCGGACCGCCGGCGGCATCGCCATGGACCTGGCGAAACTCGGGCTGGCCCCGTTTGAGCCGAAAACCAGCCTGAAGAGCCAGTTGGTAGGCCGCAAGAAAGTGGCCTGGGCGGAGCCCCTGGCCCTGGATGACGT from the Marinobacter sp. LQ44 genome contains:
- the fur gene encoding ferric iron uptake transcriptional regulator — its product is MSSENAELRKVGLKVTLPRVKIFNILENAEEHHLSAEDVYKKLLDQGDDVGLATVYRVLTQFEAAGLVLRHNFEGGHAVFEMAGDDHHDHMVCTQTGEVIEFVDDIIEERQQKIAKEHGYEIVDHSLILYVKPLGSSKK
- a CDS encoding outer membrane protein assembly factor BamE encodes the protein MQKLTAIVLISILSLSGCAFPGVYKINVQQGNIVTEDDLKSLSQGMARSQVHAVLGSPLMLNPVDPSREYYVYTFQRRGGDIQEQRIIVYYEGDEFSHYDARLLEETPAY
- a CDS encoding RnfH family protein; amino-acid sequence: MQVEVAYARPDKQQIVAIEVPEGTTAIEAVKLSGITDIFPEIDPDATDMGVFGKVIKDPAGHELREGDRVELYRPLKIDPKQARLNRAKKKA
- a CDS encoding type II toxin-antitoxin system RatA family toxin, yielding MAHQIDKTALVMHSAERMFHLVNDIARYPEFLPWCAGAEVHEQTDAEIMASLEIAKGGVRHRLTTRNQLLMPEAIEMSLVDGPLKNLRGRWHFKALNEQACKVILTLEFEFSGSLSRMTFGPVFNQAANTMVDAFCRRADQIYQGGTV
- a CDS encoding sodium-dependent transporter gives rise to the protein MANKYHTSIGSFTRKSTFFWASVGATVGLANLWQFPYLASIHGGGLFIFLYLACLLLVTLPLMVTEAVLGRHSRHGIVLAMDGMVKDAGCSPLWRLAGPLSVLAAFLVLSFTAVFGGIVLAYVFFGAADSFRAATPEAATGILTDLVSRPGGHREFMAWHAFFMVLVVWVSAQGVVKGLERSLRFLVPAALLLMLGLFALSASHGRLDSGIEHILALRPDNVDLNSVKAAFFHAFYTLGLGMGVWAIFGAYSTSHTRLKRSLLAVVLMDTLVAILAGLMMFSVALDGASLDGERGFGLLFVSLPVTLAQLPHSQLIIAAVFLLVLMIVWATAISLLEPVVGWFREWTGAPRGWSAVIAGVAVWAAGLGSLFSFNLWADYRFAGATLFRWLELTTGGILIPLVALLIATFAGWCLTRRYAARILGNTPVAIRKIWYWVMRLVLPVLVAWIGIQYTVFSLSNLCDNGSAAIWCAQDDAPKEPMPATANDDGDGLPVSPQSEGPGPEGNASGQGAESQPAENAPNGDDILYHSV
- the smpB gene encoding SsrA-binding protein SmpB, whose protein sequence is MSKKKANGPTSNTIALNKKAKHEYHIEERFEAGLALLGWEVKSLRAGKAQLVDAYVLLKNGEAWLLGAHITPLNTASTHVIADPTRTRKLLLHAKEIAKIIGQVNQAGHTCIPLALYWKGNKVKCEIALVKGKKLFDKRATEKERDWNRQKQRIMREANT
- a CDS encoding wax ester/triacylglycerol synthase family O-acyltransferase — translated: MSSERTAMTSVDRSWLRMDTPENPMMISAVLMFEQPIPIKRLKRTLEERFLRFRRFRQRVVEKGDKCYWEDDPNFDLDNHLHRIALPGQASKKELQELASDFNSTALDFRRPLWQIHYIDNFNGGCALLIRIHHCIADGISLVRVLLSLTDRTPEPKLERIAKKVAIPKPQGNAATRFLHRLVDSSQAGWQQAQLFLDSVRQEPNYTLKLARTAGGIAMDLAKLGLAPFEPKTSLKSQLVGRKKVAWAEPLALDDVKHCARTLGGTVNDVLLCAATGALSRHFTEHKQTIPDCGIRVAVPFNLRPLDQPIESLGNQFGLVLVCLPVEVHDPLMCFRQVQENMNRLKQSYQAQVTYSLLDLFGRGPDILERRALDLLSNKASAVLTNVPGPRHPVYLAGSKLVQPMFWVPQSGNIGIGMSIFSYADTVQFGITVDKGIQADPQAVMNYFRDSFQHLYDAAMSHAHGLHIAQAS